In the genome of Longimicrobium sp., the window GGACCGGCTGTGTCCTCCGATCCATCCCGACTCTTTAGCGTTTTTTTAACGTGGTACGCAAGCGGTCGCGCAAATCCATCCACGGCACGTATCTCACGTGCAAGGGCCAATCTACGGCGTTCAGGGGCGTCGGCGCAAGGGCTAGGGGAGTGGCGCGCCTTGCGCCCGCCGCGCGCTTCGCCATATTGCGGATGAAATATGGCTGGAAACGAAAACCATTCATCATGAGGGACGGAAGATGAAAAAGCTGCGCCTGAACCTGGATTCCCTGCACGTCGACTCCTTCCAGACCGCCCCGCTCGTCTGGGGGCACGGCACCGTCCGCCCGCACGAGAGCCTGGACCCGGAACCGGACCCCGTCCCGGTAGCCTACGACTGCTACCCCACTGGGAGCGGGACCTGCGCCGGCGGGACCTGCGCCGCCGGGAGCTGCGCCCATACGTGCGGTGGAGCGTGCACCAACGTAGCAACCTGTGGCGGCTACAGCTGCTGGCAGACCTGCGCCAACACCTGCGACGTCTGCACGCCGGATGAGGGCTGAGCACCGGCGGTACATCGGAGCCGAGCCGGACGGGTCCGGGCACCGCCCCTCGTCCGACGAAAAGCGCGCCTCGCGCGCCCAGAAAACGCCCCGACCGGAGCTGCCGGTCGGGGCGTTCTCTACGATGCAGCGACGTGCCTGCGCCGCACTACGCGGTTCCCGTCTTCCGGCGGCGAAGGAGCAAGTCGACTTGGGTCAGTTCCGGCGACCGCGGCGGTCTTCCGCGCGATCGCGCACGTCCTCGCGGCGGTCGCGGGCCCGGCGCAGGGCGCGCTCCCTGTGTGCGCGGGCGGCTTCGCGATGGACTGCGCGCTCGCGGTGGGCATGGGCATGCTCGCGATGCCGCACCGCGTGCTCGCGGGCGCGGGCGGTGTGCTCACGCCGTCGCGCCGCATGCTCGCGAGCGCGGAGACCGTGGGTACGGTCTGTGGCGCCATGCTCGCGCATCCGGACAGCGTGCTCCCGCTGCCGAGCCGCATGCTCCCGCTGCCGCGCCGCGTGCTCGCGCCTCCGGCCGGCGTGCTCCCGCTGGCGAAGGGCGTGCTCGCGGTGGGCGCGTCCCTCGGCGTGGCGCGCTCGTGCATGCTCGCGGTGAACAGCGCGTTCCCGCTCGGCACGTACCTCGGGCGTCTGCGGGGGCGCCACCACCTGCGCGGCGAGGGAGGATGGCGCAATCGCGAGCGCCAGGGCCAGCAGCCACTTCGTCTTCATGTTTTCCGCTCCAGCGAGAGGGAGATGTCGTCGGGATGCGTTCCATGCCCGCATCCCAGAGTACAGCCCCACACGCCGGAGCGTTGGGCGGCTTTCAGCCCCCGGCGAGCGACGCCTGCAGCCGCTTGCGCGCTCGGCCGGCCAGCGTGCCGTTGAGCCACATCGCGGGGCCCACCAGCCAGTAAACGATCCCGCCGAGGAACGGCCCCATCCCGCCGCCAAAGACCGCCAGCAGAATGGAGAAAACGCCGATCCCCACGTTCACCATGCTCTCGCGCACCGTGGTGAGGGTATCGAACTGCTCCAGCGGGTCCAGCTCCAGCGACTCGCGCATGCGGTACGCGTGAAGGTGAAGCAGGGCGAAGATCAGGAACACCGCCACGTATCCGCCGCTGAACACCACCATCAGCATGGGCCACTGGTCGTGCGTCAGCACGGGATCGCCGCCCGCCGACACCGCCTGCCACGGCGCGGAGCCGGTGAACATCCCGAGGACGATGGTGAAGACGAACTTCAGCGGATACACGAAGAAGACGATGACGAACAGCAGCGCGGCGTTCAGCACCATCGTCACGCCGTCGTTCAGGCCGTAGCGGCGAAAGAAGCGGTACTGGTTCCACCACACCAGGAACAGCAGCGCGAAGCACGCGGCGAACGAGCCGAACCCACGCATCACTTCGAACAGCTGCGTGGCCGTGCGCGGCACCTCCAGCGACACCACCAGCAGCGTGATGGCAAAGCCGAACACCGCGTCGCTCAGCCCCTCCAGCCGCGACACTTCCCTGCCCCGCGGGCGAAATCCGTGAGATCGAGTCTGTTGCACGGCCATCAGGCGGGATCGGATCATGGGCGGAGTAGATGGGAGGAGGGTTGGGGAGAGACTGCGGGGATCGTCACTCGCCCAGACAGATGCGCTCCACCTCGTCGGCGTCGAGGGGCACGCCGCGGGTGAGGATCTCGTTGCCCTCCGCCGTCACGAGCACGTCGTCTTCCAGGCGAATGCCGATGCCGCGCAGCTCGGCCGGGATGTCGTCGGCGTCGGCGGGGATGTAGAGGCCGGGCTCCACCGTCAGCACCATCCCGGGTTGAAGGGCGACGGACTCGCCGGCGCGGTCGCGGTACATGCCCACGTCGTGCACGTCCATCCCGAGCCAGTGCGACGTCTGGTGCATGAAGAACCGCTTGAACGCCTCCGACTCGATTAGCGCGTCCACCTCACCCGTCAGCAGCCCCAGGTCCACCATCCCCTGCACCAGCACGCGCCGCGCGGCATCGTGAACGCCGCTGAACAGGGCGCCGGGGCGGATGGCCTCGATCGCCGCATCCACCGAAGCGCGGACGATGTCGTACACCCGGCGCTGCGGGGCGGAAAAACGGCCCGACGCGGGGAAGGTGCGGGTGATGTCGGAGCAGTACATCCCCACCTCCGCGCCCGAATCCACCAGCACCAGGTCGCCTTCCTCGATGCGGCGCGAGTTGGCGTGGTAGTGCAGCGTGGTCGCGTTCGCGCCCGAGCCGACGATGGCGGGAAAGGCCGTCCCACACTCCGCCCCGGCACTCCGGTACGTGTGGTCCAGCAGGGCCTGCAACTCCCATTCGCCCACGCCGGGGCGCCCCGCCCGCATGACGGCCAGGTGCCCGCGCGCGGCCAACTCCGCCGCCGTGCGGATCAGCGCGATCTCTTCGGGCTCCTTCACCAGGCGCATGGCGTCGAGCACCGACCCAGGGTCGCGGACGTCCATCGGGCCCTTGCCAGCGCGCGGACGCGTGCCGCGGAAGCCGGCGACCAGCCGCAGCACCCGCATCTCCAGGTCGCCTGCCGTGCCGGTGAGCGCGAACCACACGGCGTCGGCGGGCTCCAGCAGCTTCTTCAGGTGGTCGTCCAGCTCCTCGATGGGATACGCGGCGTCGGCGCCGAAGCGTTCGCGCGCGCCCTCCACGCCGGCGCGGGCGCCGTTCCACACCTCGCGCTCGGGGTCGCGCGGGCGAACGAACAGCGTCAGCCGGTGCTCGGGGTCGTGCGGCGTGAGGACGGCAACGCCCCCGGGCTCCGGAAACCCGGTCAGGTAGTGGAAGTCGCTGCTTTGGCGGTAGAGGATCTCGGTGTCGCGCGACTTCAGCAGTTCGGGGCCGGCGGGCAGCACCGCCACCCCGTCGCCGATGGCGGCCAGGAACCGCTCGCGGCGTCGGAGATACGTGTCGGCGGAAAGGCCGGGCCGGGCAGCGGCAGCCGGGTCGGTCATGCGGGACGATCCGAGGATGATGGCGAGCCGCAGCGGCGGCGCTGGGCCGCACAGCATAGGCCGCGCGCGGGATGCCCGCAACCTCGGCCGCGGCGCTGCTGAGTGGTGGCCACAGGATGGAAGGAGTCCGTCGGGCCCGATTCCGCGATCCCTTTGTTTGGGGACACGCCGCGCCGACAGAAACGCGTGGCGGCACGCGACGTGCGGCCTCCACCGCCACGAAATCCGTTCGAAACGCGACGCTTTCTGGTCGCGCCAACACGGCCTGCGCGGGCGAGCCTTTCGCCGCGGAACCATCGCAATCAGGAGAAATTCAATGCAGAAAATCAAGCTCGATGTCGAAACCCTGGACGTGCAGAGCTTCCAGGTGACCCCGGAGGCCGACACCGACGGCCGCGGCACCGTGCAGGCGCACCAGGCTCCCACGCTGCCGCTGGAGGACTGCTTCCGTTCCGTCTTCCCCACCTGCGGGATCTACTGCTGATCTTCCGGGTGTGGCAACGGACGGCGGCCCGGGCGCACGACGCGCCCGGGCCGCGTTTCGTTGCGGGCGGGAGTTGCGCGCGGACGGCCCTGTGCAGAGCTTTCGTGGACCGCCGACCCTGATCGCACCGCCGCCGCAATCGATGCCCGCTCGCAAACCGGCCCTTCTCGCCCTCGCCGCCGCGCTCCTCTCGGGCGCGGCGGACGCGCAATCGCCCACGGGGCTGCGGCCGCCCACGACGTGGGCCGACTGCGGGATTCCGGCGCTGGAATCGCTCCGCCGCGATCCATCGCCCATGGAGATGCGCTGCCGGTACGGGGCGCAGGGTCCGGGAAGGTTCGGGCTGCTCTCGTACCTGGACGTGCCCGTCTACCGCCCCGCGACGCCGCTGCCAGGCACGCATGTCGTCGGCGTGCCGGGAATGCCGCACCCCGGGCCGGGGGAAAGCTTCGAGGAGTGGGAGTGGCGCGTGCTGCGGACGCGCTTTGGGCCGGAGGTGCGGCGGGTGCACAACAACCTGCTGCAGCTGGACCCGGTGTTCATGTCCATGATCCGCCGCTTCGAGCGCGAGCTGGCCAGCCGCGGCATCCGTGCGCGCCGCCGCGAAACGTACCGCAGCGCCGAACGGCAGGCGTGGGTGTTCCAGCAGGGGCGCTCGCGGCCGGGCCCCTTCGCCACTACCACGCTCACCTCGTGGCACTGCCGCGTGGACCGGCTGGGGCGCCCCGCGGCGCGCGCGGCGGACTACGACGTGGCGCCCGGCCACCTGGCGCGCTTCCACGAGGTGGCGGCAACCATCGGCCTGCTGGGGTACGGAGCCGACAGCAACGACCCCGGCCACGTCTTTCTCCCCGACCTGGACGCAGCCACGGGGATGGACCTGGCCGTGCTGCGCCTGCTGCCGCGCGTGATGCACGTCACCCTGGCGACGGGCCGGCCGGAGGGCGAGTGGCAGGCCCTGGGCGCGACGGAGCGCTGGCGCCAGCGCACGCTGGACTTCATCCGCAATCCGGTGCCCGTCTGGCCCACGTGGTACCCGCCGGCCGTGGGCGTCGACGGGTAGAACGCACAGCGGCCCGTAGAAGCGAAGGGGGAGGAGCACGGTGCGTGCTCCTCCCCCTTCCCACCACCCGGAACGGCCCTGCGCGGGTCCGGTCAGCGCCCGCCGCTCGGAGCGGCCGGCGCCTGGCTTTCCGCGGCGACCACCTCCACCGGGTACGGCAGCTGGCGGAGCGGTGCTTCCACCACCGAACGGTCGCCCACGACCACGATGGCGAAGCGCCCCGGCTGCAGGTACTCGCGGGCGACGCGGTTCACGTCCTCGGCCGTGACCGCGGCGACGCGCCGGTTGTAGCTGTCGAAGTAGTCTTCCGGCAGGTCGTACAGGATCATGTCCTGGATGCGGCCGGCGATCTGGCCGTTGGTCTCCATGGTCAGCGGCTCGCGCCGGATGATGGAAACGCGCGCCAGGTCCAGCTCCTCCTGCGTGACGGGCCGCGAGCCGCGGATGTCCTCCAGCTCGCGCATGAACTCCACCACCGACTCGCGGGTCACGCGCGTTTCCACGCCGCCGCTCGCCACGAACGGCCCGGCCATGCGGCCCATCTGGAATCCGCTGCCCGCGCCGTACGAGTAGCCCTTGGCCTCGCGCAGGTTCAGGTTGATGCGGCTGGAGAACTGCCCGCCCAGGATGGTGTTCATCACCAGGAGCGGAAAGTAGTCGCGGTGCACCCGGGGAACGCCCACGTGGCCGATGCGGATTTCCGACTGCGCGGCGCCCGGCTTGTCGACCAGGTAGATGCGCGTGGCCTGCAGCGGCGCCGGGTCCGACGGCGGAGTCCACGCCCCGGGGCCGCCCCGCTCCCAGCGGCCGAACGCACGCTCCAGCTTGGGCAGCACGCTCTCCGCCGCCAGCGGGCCCACCACGATCAGGTGCGCGTTGTCGGGGCGGTAGTAGCGGCGGTGGAACGCACGCAGCGCCTCCGGGGTGGCGGCGCGCACCGAGGACGGCGTGCCGCTGACCGGGCGCCCCATGGGATGCCCCTGCCCGTAGACGATGCGCTGGAACTGGTTGGTGGCCAGCACCGCCGGCTGGTCCTGCTGCTGAAGGAGCGCGGCCAGGCGCTGCGCCTGCACGCGGGGCCAGGCGCTCTCGGGGAACGAGGCGTTGGCCACCACGTCCGCGAACACGTCCAGCGCCGGGTCGAAGTTGCGCGCCAGCACCGACAGGGTCGCCGACGCCGCTTCCAGCCCGGCCCCGGCGTTCATCGTCGCGGCCAGAAAGCCGAGTTCGTCGGCGATCTGCTCGGCCGTGCGGGTGGCGGTGCCCTCGTTGAGCATCGCCGCGGTCAGCGAAGCGATGCCGGGCGTGGTGGCCGGGTCGGCGACGGCGCCGGCGTCGGCGATCAGCTGCACCGTCACCAGCGGAGCCCCCGGGCGCTCCACGAGCCACACGCGCAGCCCGTTGGAAAGCGTGCGGCGCTGCACGTTGGGAAAGTCGTACGTGGGATCGGCCGCCGCCGTGGGCATGGCGGCCCGGTCCAGCGGCTGCGCGGCGGGCTGCACGGCGGGTGCGCACCCGGCCGCCAGGGTTCCCGCGGCCAGCGCGGCCGC includes:
- a CDS encoding TMEM175 family protein; the protein is MIRSRLMAVQQTRSHGFRPRGREVSRLEGLSDAVFGFAITLLVVSLEVPRTATQLFEVMRGFGSFAACFALLFLVWWNQYRFFRRYGLNDGVTMVLNAALLFVIVFFVYPLKFVFTIVLGMFTGSAPWQAVSAGGDPVLTHDQWPMLMVVFSGGYVAVFLIFALLHLHAYRMRESLELDPLEQFDTLTTVRESMVNVGIGVFSILLAVFGGGMGPFLGGIVYWLVGPAMWLNGTLAGRARKRLQASLAGG
- a CDS encoding aminopeptidase P N-terminal domain-containing protein, which encodes MTDPAAAARPGLSADTYLRRRERFLAAIGDGVAVLPAGPELLKSRDTEILYRQSSDFHYLTGFPEPGGVAVLTPHDPEHRLTLFVRPRDPEREVWNGARAGVEGARERFGADAAYPIEELDDHLKKLLEPADAVWFALTGTAGDLEMRVLRLVAGFRGTRPRAGKGPMDVRDPGSVLDAMRLVKEPEEIALIRTAAELAARGHLAVMRAGRPGVGEWELQALLDHTYRSAGAECGTAFPAIVGSGANATTLHYHANSRRIEEGDLVLVDSGAEVGMYCSDITRTFPASGRFSAPQRRVYDIVRASVDAAIEAIRPGALFSGVHDAARRVLVQGMVDLGLLTGEVDALIESEAFKRFFMHQTSHWLGMDVHDVGMYRDRAGESVALQPGMVLTVEPGLYIPADADDIPAELRGIGIRLEDDVLVTAEGNEILTRGVPLDADEVERICLGE
- a CDS encoding pitrilysin family protein, whose amino-acid sequence is MTKAHLLAAAALAAGTLAAGCAPAVQPAAQPLDRAAMPTAAADPTYDFPNVQRRTLSNGLRVWLVERPGAPLVTVQLIADAGAVADPATTPGIASLTAAMLNEGTATRTAEQIADELGFLAATMNAGAGLEAASATLSVLARNFDPALDVFADVVANASFPESAWPRVQAQRLAALLQQQDQPAVLATNQFQRIVYGQGHPMGRPVSGTPSSVRAATPEALRAFHRRYYRPDNAHLIVVGPLAAESVLPKLERAFGRWERGGPGAWTPPSDPAPLQATRIYLVDKPGAAQSEIRIGHVGVPRVHRDYFPLLVMNTILGGQFSSRINLNLREAKGYSYGAGSGFQMGRMAGPFVASGGVETRVTRESVVEFMRELEDIRGSRPVTQEELDLARVSIIRREPLTMETNGQIAGRIQDMILYDLPEDYFDSYNRRVAAVTAEDVNRVAREYLQPGRFAIVVVGDRSVVEAPLRQLPYPVEVVAAESQAPAAPSGGR